From Salinibacterium sp. ZJ450, one genomic window encodes:
- the uidA gene encoding beta-glucuronidase, translating to MLKPQSTATRELVNLDGLWNFAVDRGDVEERWKAPLANPLEIAVPASYNDLFTDSAIRDHVGWVWYQRTVRVPRGWAGERVFVRVDAATHEGKVFVNDTLVAEHVGGYTPFEADVTDLVEAGAEFRLTIAVNNELTNTTIPPGTITVTEDGRRQQKYMHDFYNYAGLARSVWLYSAPAVRVDDITVTTDVDGETGIVGYEIVTTDGSAAAEVRVRILDASGTQVAEASGASGSVRIDDVTLWQPGAAYLYDLVVEVLSDGTVVDSYSLPIGVRTVEVRGAEFLINGIPFYFTGFGKHEDSPVRGKGHDNAYLVHDFQLMDWIGANSFRTSHYPYAEEVMEFADRHGIVVIDETAAVGLNLAMGGGIFGGIKQATFSPETMNDQTRDSHAQAIRELIARDKNHASVVMWSIANEPSSGEPGAREYFEPLVQLTRELDPTRPVTFVNVMFANHEQDLIADLFDVMCLNRYYGWYADTGDLQSAEIHLEAELRGWEEKYGKPIIMTEYGADTVPGLHSVFDSPWTEEYQSAYLDMNHRVFDRVDAFIGEQVWNFADFQTSNGVFRVDGNKKGVFTRDRRPKAAAHTLRARWTNLEK from the coding sequence CCTGTTCACCGACAGTGCCATCCGCGACCACGTCGGCTGGGTCTGGTACCAGCGCACCGTGCGGGTACCGCGCGGCTGGGCCGGTGAGCGCGTCTTCGTGCGCGTCGACGCCGCCACCCACGAAGGCAAAGTTTTCGTGAACGACACGCTCGTTGCCGAGCACGTCGGGGGTTACACTCCATTCGAAGCCGACGTGACCGACCTCGTCGAAGCCGGCGCCGAATTCCGGCTCACCATTGCCGTGAACAACGAACTCACGAACACGACCATCCCGCCGGGCACGATCACGGTCACCGAAGACGGACGCCGCCAGCAGAAGTACATGCACGACTTCTACAACTACGCCGGCCTGGCCCGCTCCGTCTGGCTGTATAGCGCGCCGGCCGTGCGCGTCGACGACATCACGGTGACCACGGATGTCGACGGCGAGACCGGCATCGTCGGCTACGAGATCGTCACGACCGACGGGAGCGCCGCCGCTGAGGTGCGCGTGCGCATCCTCGACGCCTCCGGCACCCAGGTGGCCGAGGCATCCGGGGCATCCGGGTCGGTCCGCATCGACGACGTCACGCTGTGGCAGCCGGGCGCCGCCTACCTGTACGACCTTGTCGTCGAGGTGCTCAGCGACGGAACCGTGGTCGACAGCTACTCGCTGCCGATCGGGGTGCGCACCGTCGAGGTGCGCGGCGCTGAATTCCTGATCAACGGCATTCCGTTCTACTTCACCGGCTTCGGCAAGCACGAGGACAGCCCGGTGCGCGGCAAGGGCCACGACAACGCCTACCTCGTGCATGACTTCCAGTTGATGGACTGGATCGGCGCAAACTCGTTCCGCACCTCGCATTACCCGTACGCCGAAGAGGTCATGGAGTTCGCCGACCGGCACGGCATCGTGGTCATCGACGAGACCGCCGCGGTGGGACTCAACCTCGCCATGGGCGGCGGCATCTTCGGCGGCATCAAGCAGGCCACCTTCTCGCCCGAGACGATGAACGACCAGACCCGCGACAGCCACGCGCAGGCGATCCGCGAGCTCATCGCCCGCGACAAGAACCACGCGAGCGTGGTGATGTGGTCCATCGCCAACGAGCCCTCCTCTGGCGAGCCGGGCGCCCGCGAGTACTTCGAGCCGCTGGTGCAGCTCACCCGTGAGCTCGACCCGACCCGCCCGGTGACCTTCGTCAACGTGATGTTCGCCAACCACGAGCAAGACCTGATCGCCGACCTGTTCGACGTGATGTGCCTCAACCGGTACTACGGCTGGTACGCAGACACCGGAGACCTGCAGAGCGCGGAAATCCACCTCGAGGCGGAACTCCGCGGGTGGGAAGAGAAGTATGGCAAGCCGATCATCATGACCGAGTACGGGGCGGACACCGTGCCAGGTCTGCACTCCGTCTTCGACTCTCCGTGGACCGAGGAGTACCAGAGCGCGTACCTCGACATGAATCACCGCGTGTTCGACCGCGTCGACGCGTTCATCGGCGAGCAGGTGTGGAACTTCGCGGATTTCCAGACGTCGAACGGAGTATTCCGGGTCGACGGCAACAAGAAGGGTGTTTTCACCCGTGACCGGCGCCCGAAAGCCGCAGCCCACACGCTGCGCGCCCGCTGGACGAACCTCGAGAAGTAA